A region of Salvelinus alpinus chromosome 6, SLU_Salpinus.1, whole genome shotgun sequence DNA encodes the following proteins:
- the LOC139579469 gene encoding ecto-ADP-ribosyltransferase 4-like: MAIVTVWTFLLLTSGVAGEMKSVGGRSVSPPIPLNMAPDSVDDMYNGCGKEMSGLVENKYLEEEKKTTTIFNASWTKAEKCARNKTISDNLKLKHVQAICAYSAGQPTIYKDFNQACFTNKSIYTSAFMFHSLHFLLTEAILLLKQNPDQRSCCTTYRRTKLNFTGEVNKEIRFGSFASSSFLKNLTHFGEKSCFEINTCFGAFLKSYPVMGDYEKEVLIPPYEVFNITAVIKKEEVKDLWCDVVYKLQGNKTLSDLNCKMIKSLQIG; this comes from the coding sequence aaatCGGTTGGTGgtcgctctgtctctcctccGATTCCCCTGAACATGGCCCCTGACTCTGTTGACGACATGTACAACGGCTGTGGAAAGGAAATGTCCGGGCTGGTAGAGAACAAATATCTTGAGGAGGAGAAAAAAACAACTACAATCTTCAATGCTTCCTGGACAAAGGCAGAAAAGTGTGCAAGAAACAAGACCATTAGTGACAATCTTAAACTGAAGCATGTCCAGGCTATCTGTGCTTACAGTGCAGGACAACCAACAATATACAAAGATTTTAACCAAGCATGTTTTACCAACAAGAGCATCTACACCTCTGCATTCATGTTCCATTCCCTGCATTTCCTGCTGACTGAAGCTATTCTCCTCCTGAAACAAAACCCAGACCAACGGAGCTGTTGCACCACATACAGAAGAACTAAATTGAACTTTACAGGTGAAGTGAACAAGGAAATCCGTTTTGGCTCATTTGCCTCCAGCTCTTTCCTAAAGAACTTGACACATTTTGGAGAGAAGTCCTGCTTTGAGATAAATACATGTTTTGGCGCTTTCCTCAAATCCTACCCAGTGATGGGAGATTATGAAAAGGAGGTGTTGATTCCACCCTATGAAGTGTTCAACATTACAGCCGTGATCAAGAAAGAAGAAGTGAAGGATCTTTGGTGCGATGTTGTGTACAAACTACAGGGTAACAAAACACTGAGTGACCTGAATTGCAAAATGATCAAGTCACTCCAAATAGGGTGA